One window of the Bradyrhizobium sp. NP1 genome contains the following:
- a CDS encoding class I SAM-dependent methyltransferase: MPDRSLIEIDRCEVCGTAAPRAVLDLGAHPMCDDLVRIGEDRICREYPIHILFCDTCRTAHQRFQVPKHELFPATYHYRSRQTLDVLNGMRRLVESCAARYGDLEGKKVLDIGCNDGSLLSIFREHGAVTFGIEPTGAAADAAAAGHRVVNAFFAEDVADDFAGRFGQPDIVTFTNVFAHIEDLAAVIRALKIVSKPETRIVIENHYLGAIIDKRQFDTFYHEHPRTYSATSFTFIAAALGMSVADVEFPDRYGGNIRVFLARAPQAGEPALFEKESVYGDGLAKMPGEIARWRDRKRQQIERAVAKCGPLMAKAFPGRAAIPIKMLGLGRDGIDAVYEKPGSGKIGHFVPGTRIPVFSDDDFPAEKRVAPLVNMAWHIAGEIETYLRGRGFTGEIIDIIAPADFAP; the protein is encoded by the coding sequence ATGCCTGATCGGAGCCTGATCGAAATCGACCGGTGTGAAGTCTGCGGTACCGCGGCGCCCCGTGCCGTGCTCGATCTCGGCGCGCATCCGATGTGCGATGACCTCGTGCGCATCGGCGAGGATCGCATCTGTCGCGAATATCCGATCCATATCCTGTTCTGCGACACCTGCCGCACCGCGCATCAGCGCTTCCAGGTACCCAAACACGAGCTGTTTCCCGCGACCTACCACTACCGATCGCGGCAGACGCTCGACGTGCTGAACGGCATGCGGCGTCTCGTCGAGTCCTGTGCCGCGCGCTACGGCGATCTCGAAGGCAAAAAGGTGCTCGATATCGGCTGCAACGACGGCAGCCTGCTGTCGATCTTCCGCGAGCACGGTGCGGTCACATTCGGCATCGAGCCGACCGGTGCTGCGGCCGATGCGGCGGCCGCCGGGCATCGCGTCGTCAATGCGTTTTTTGCCGAGGATGTCGCGGACGATTTCGCCGGCCGGTTCGGGCAGCCTGACATCGTCACGTTCACCAATGTGTTCGCGCATATCGAGGATCTCGCGGCCGTGATCCGCGCGCTGAAGATCGTGTCGAAGCCCGAGACCAGGATCGTGATCGAAAACCACTATCTCGGCGCCATCATCGACAAGCGCCAGTTCGACACCTTTTATCATGAGCACCCGCGCACCTATAGCGCGACGTCGTTCACCTTCATCGCGGCTGCGCTCGGCATGAGCGTTGCGGACGTGGAATTCCCTGACCGCTATGGCGGCAATATCCGCGTGTTTCTGGCTCGCGCTCCGCAAGCAGGAGAGCCGGCTCTCTTCGAAAAGGAGAGCGTCTATGGCGACGGTCTTGCAAAAATGCCTGGCGAGATCGCGCGCTGGCGCGACAGGAAGAGGCAACAGATCGAACGGGCGGTCGCGAAATGCGGCCCCCTGATGGCAAAGGCCTTTCCCGGTCGCGCCGCCATTCCGATCAAGATGCTCGGCCTTGGCCGCGACGGCATCGATGCGGTCTACGAAAAGCCGGGGTCGGGCAAGATCGGGCATTTCGTGCCGGGAACGCGGATCCCGGTGTTTTCCGACGACGACTTTCCGGCCGAAAAGCGCGTCGCGCCGCTGGTCAACATGGCCTGGCATATCGCGGGCGAGATCGAAACCTATCTGCGCGGCCGCGGGTTTACAGGCGAGATCATCGACATCATCGCGCCCGCCGATTTTGCGCCATGA
- a CDS encoding tetratricopeptide repeat protein, which translates to MNASARPSNKAVRKGLAHLNAGRADEAERLFRSVLKTEPGNAEANHALGTLAVQQGNLPLALGFLTKALQANPQEARHWLSFAEALMQAGSIGDARAVIEKAMMRFSSPELVGLRQRLEQVERYQRAVDHHQLRQFAEAEALYAAILSVDPAHADSLHMIGQLATQTDRVDVGIQLIEQAIRLKADVGAYHCSLGNALAARGQHEEARQSFMRAIELEPTLPEAHVGLGNVWRSLGHLDKAAAQFEAAIATGVNTANAHNSLGALLFDLGRLEQAAIQLTEAIRQKPDFAEAHNNLGNAHREIGRLDESVRHYQEAIRLKPGFAGAWSNLAGALKTRGLIVEAVEHYKAAIRLQPDFVHAYNNLIMLLGYSADVPHEILVDHARQFNNDVAAPVLRSRPFTNAPDPDRRLRIGYVSGDFRDNAVNYFFEPLLAHHDKRDFEFFAYANMLAEDAITARLKPNFDHWRNIRNLSDDAACDLIEADRIDILIDMSGHIAGNRIMIFARKPAPVQATWLGFTTTTGVAAIDYRITDPFADPPGMTEHLNTETLWRLPSTFCVYQPRPGVADPIDHPPREDNGYTTFGCFNNFTKVTDRTLKGWSEILARAPDARLLLEIIGIDSADFRRETMERLERHGFPLDRVILEPRKRSNQYVLYNRIDVALDPFPFNGGTTSMDALWMGVPVVTLAGAYFTARMGVTILSNVGLPELIAQTEASYVDLAVELATDGAKLRTVRHNLRQRMAASRAMDFAAFARDMETAYREMWRIWCDKQVPAVSREQ; encoded by the coding sequence ATGAATGCAAGCGCACGCCCCAGCAACAAGGCCGTTCGCAAGGGCCTCGCCCATCTGAACGCCGGCCGCGCGGACGAGGCGGAGCGGCTGTTCCGCAGCGTGCTCAAGACCGAGCCCGGCAATGCGGAAGCTAATCACGCACTCGGCACGCTGGCTGTGCAGCAGGGCAATCTGCCGCTCGCGCTCGGTTTCCTGACCAAGGCACTGCAGGCGAACCCGCAGGAAGCGCGGCACTGGCTGTCGTTTGCGGAAGCGTTGATGCAGGCCGGCTCGATCGGCGATGCACGCGCCGTGATCGAGAAGGCGATGATGCGCTTTTCGAGCCCGGAGCTTGTCGGGCTGAGACAGCGGCTTGAACAGGTCGAGCGCTATCAGCGCGCCGTCGACCATCACCAGTTGAGGCAATTCGCGGAAGCCGAAGCGCTCTATGCCGCCATTCTTTCCGTCGATCCCGCGCACGCCGACAGCCTGCACATGATCGGTCAGCTCGCCACCCAGACCGATCGCGTCGATGTCGGCATTCAGCTGATCGAACAGGCGATCCGGCTGAAGGCGGACGTCGGGGCCTATCACTGCAGCCTCGGCAACGCGCTGGCCGCACGTGGACAGCACGAGGAGGCGCGTCAGAGTTTTATGCGCGCGATCGAGCTGGAGCCGACCCTTCCCGAAGCACATGTCGGCCTCGGCAATGTGTGGCGGTCTTTGGGCCACCTGGATAAGGCCGCGGCGCAGTTCGAGGCCGCCATCGCCACAGGCGTCAACACGGCCAACGCGCATAACAGCCTCGGCGCGCTGCTGTTCGATCTCGGCAGGCTCGAGCAGGCCGCAATCCAGCTCACCGAGGCGATCCGGCAGAAGCCGGACTTTGCAGAGGCACACAACAACCTCGGCAATGCGCATCGCGAGATCGGCCGGCTCGACGAATCCGTGCGGCACTATCAGGAGGCGATACGGCTCAAGCCAGGCTTCGCGGGGGCCTGGAGCAACCTTGCGGGCGCGCTCAAGACACGCGGCCTGATCGTCGAGGCCGTCGAGCACTACAAGGCCGCCATCCGCCTGCAGCCGGATTTCGTCCACGCCTACAACAACCTGATCATGCTGCTCGGCTACTCGGCCGACGTCCCCCATGAAATACTTGTCGACCATGCCCGCCAGTTCAACAATGACGTCGCAGCGCCGGTGTTGCGGTCCCGCCCCTTCACCAACGCGCCCGATCCCGATAGGCGGCTGCGGATCGGCTATGTCTCAGGCGATTTTCGCGACAACGCGGTCAACTATTTCTTCGAGCCGCTTCTCGCCCATCACGACAAGCGCGATTTCGAGTTCTTCGCCTACGCCAACATGCTCGCCGAGGACGCGATCACGGCGCGGCTGAAGCCGAACTTCGACCACTGGCGCAACATCCGCAATTTGAGCGACGACGCGGCCTGCGATCTGATCGAGGCCGACCGCATCGACATCCTCATCGACATGTCCGGCCATATCGCCGGCAACCGGATCATGATCTTTGCGCGCAAGCCCGCGCCGGTCCAGGCAACCTGGCTCGGCTTCACTACGACGACGGGCGTCGCGGCGATCGACTACCGGATCACCGATCCCTTTGCCGATCCGCCCGGGATGACCGAACACCTCAACACAGAAACACTGTGGCGACTGCCCTCGACCTTTTGCGTCTACCAGCCGCGACCCGGCGTCGCCGATCCGATCGACCATCCGCCTCGCGAGGACAACGGCTACACGACGTTCGGCTGCTTCAACAATTTCACCAAGGTCACCGATCGCACGCTGAAAGGCTGGTCCGAGATCCTCGCCCGTGCGCCGGACGCTCGCCTCTTGCTGGAGATCATCGGCATCGACAGCGCCGATTTCCGCCGCGAGACGATGGAGCGGCTGGAGCGGCACGGCTTCCCGCTCGATCGGGTGATCCTGGAGCCGCGCAAGCGCTCCAACCAGTACGTGCTCTACAACAGGATCGACGTCGCGCTCGATCCGTTTCCGTTCAACGGCGGCACCACGAGCATGGACGCGCTGTGGATGGGCGTTCCGGTCGTTACGCTCGCGGGCGCGTATTTCACCGCGCGCATGGGGGTGACGATCCTCAGCAATGTCGGCCTGCCCGAACTGATCGCGCAGACCGAGGCGAGCTATGTCGATCTCGCGGTCGAGCTGGCGACCGACGGCGCGAAGCTGCGAACGGTCCGGCACAATCTGCGCCAGCGGATGGCGGCAAGCCGCGCGATGGATTTTGCCGCCTTCGCCCGCGACATGGAAACGGCCTATCGCGAGATGTGGCGGATCTGGTGCGACAAGCAGGTCCCGGCCGTCAGCCGCGAACAGTGA
- the cyoA gene encoding ubiquinol oxidase subunit II produces MNLLDPQGPIATAEKTILIDSVAIMLAIVLPTIVAVFAFAYWFRHSNPRAHYQPEWAYSGRLELVVWSIPALTVILLSGVAWIGSHQLDPGTPVGGTGSPVRVQAVSLDWKWLFIYPDQKIATVNTLTVPVGSALRFELTSSSVMNVFFVPQLGSMIYTMNGMVTKLHLRADNEGTYQGLSAHFSGDGFPDMLFDVHVVPQLAFPDWVERTARDSQTVLNADSYNKLAQQSVPTGKPTFRLEDPTLFNAIATQHLPPGPGPRITTQSAQSYLGATDAR; encoded by the coding sequence ATGAACCTCCTTGATCCCCAGGGTCCGATCGCGACCGCCGAAAAGACGATCCTGATCGACTCCGTCGCGATCATGCTGGCGATCGTCCTGCCGACGATTGTGGCTGTTTTTGCCTTCGCATACTGGTTTCGTCATTCCAATCCGCGCGCGCACTATCAGCCCGAGTGGGCCTATTCGGGCCGCCTCGAGCTCGTGGTCTGGTCGATCCCGGCGCTGACCGTCATTCTTCTGAGTGGCGTCGCCTGGATCGGATCGCACCAGCTCGATCCGGGCACTCCGGTTGGCGGCACCGGCAGCCCGGTCCGGGTCCAGGCGGTCTCGCTCGACTGGAAATGGCTGTTCATCTATCCGGACCAGAAGATTGCAACCGTCAATACGTTGACCGTGCCGGTCGGTTCGGCGCTGCGCTTTGAATTGACTTCGTCCAGTGTGATGAACGTCTTCTTCGTTCCGCAGCTCGGCAGCATGATCTACACCATGAACGGCATGGTCACGAAGCTGCATCTTCGTGCCGACAACGAGGGTACCTATCAGGGCTTGTCCGCGCATTTCTCCGGCGACGGCTTTCCGGACATGCTGTTCGACGTCCATGTCGTTCCGCAGCTCGCCTTTCCCGACTGGGTCGAGCGCACGGCGCGCGACAGCCAGACCGTCCTGAATGCGGACAGCTATAACAAGCTGGCGCAACAGTCGGTCCCGACCGGCAAGCCGACCTTCCGCCTGGAAGATCCGACCTTGTTCAACGCCATCGCGACCCAGCATCTGCCCCCGGGCCCGGGTCCGCGCATCACCACGCAATCCGCGCAATCCTATCTCGGAGCCACCGATGCTCGGTAA
- the cyoB gene encoding cytochrome o ubiquinol oxidase subunit I, whose protein sequence is MLGKLDWSAIPIDQPIPLVAAAVVLVAILGVLGWALVKGYMPYLWSEWITSVDHKRIGVMYVLLASVMLLRGGSDAIMMRAQQAIAYQSNGYLPPEHFNQIFSAHGTIMIFFVAMPFVIGLMNLVVPLQLGVRDVAFPTLNSVGFWLTATGALLVNVSLVIGEFARTGWLPFPPLSELTYSPGVGVDYYLWSLLISGVGTLVAGINLVTTVLKLRTRGMTYLRMPMFCWTTLASNLLIIAAFPILTATLTMLMLDRYFGFHFFTNEAGGNMMMFMNLIWAWGHPEVYILVLPAFGIFSEVVSTFSSKSLFGYRSMVLATMAICVISFMVWLHHFFTMGAGPEVNAIFGIASMIIAVPTGVKIYNWLFTMYGGKVRFTTPMLWAIGFMVTFMLGGLTGVLLAVPPADFVLHNSLFLVAHFHNVIIGGVLFGAFAGYTYWFPKAFGFRLHEGLGKAAFWFTLVGFYVTFVPLYAAGLLGMTRRMQHYDVAAWRPWMIVAGIGTILLTVAIVFQVLQLAVSIRHRAQLRDTTGDPWDGRSLEWATSSPPPAFNFAISPDVRGEDAYWDMKGHAKQRLLEPKEPEYRDIEMPRNSPTGFVCAFFAAVMGFALIWHIWWMVALGGIGAFATFVVFAWRDHDEYIIPAAEVARIDRANIEERRKLVSLAGSP, encoded by the coding sequence ATGCTCGGTAAGCTCGATTGGTCGGCGATTCCGATAGATCAGCCGATTCCGCTGGTTGCAGCCGCGGTCGTGCTGGTGGCGATCCTCGGCGTGCTCGGCTGGGCGCTGGTGAAGGGCTACATGCCCTATCTCTGGAGCGAATGGATCACGAGCGTCGATCACAAGCGGATCGGCGTGATGTATGTGCTGCTCGCCTCGGTCATGCTGCTGCGCGGCGGCTCCGACGCCATCATGATGCGGGCGCAGCAGGCGATCGCCTACCAGTCGAACGGCTATTTGCCGCCCGAGCATTTCAACCAGATCTTCTCCGCCCACGGCACGATCATGATCTTTTTCGTGGCGATGCCCTTCGTGATCGGGTTGATGAACCTGGTCGTGCCGTTGCAGCTCGGGGTGCGCGATGTCGCGTTTCCGACGCTGAACTCGGTCGGCTTCTGGCTCACCGCGACCGGCGCGCTCCTGGTCAACGTCTCGCTCGTGATCGGCGAGTTCGCGCGCACCGGCTGGCTGCCTTTTCCGCCGCTTTCGGAGCTCACCTATTCGCCTGGCGTCGGCGTCGACTACTATCTGTGGTCGCTGCTGATCTCCGGCGTCGGCACCCTGGTTGCGGGCATCAACCTGGTCACCACGGTGCTGAAGCTGCGCACCCGTGGGATGACCTACTTGCGCATGCCGATGTTCTGCTGGACCACGCTGGCGTCCAATCTGCTGATCATCGCGGCCTTTCCGATCCTGACCGCGACGCTGACGATGCTGATGCTCGACCGCTATTTCGGCTTCCATTTCTTCACCAATGAAGCCGGCGGCAACATGATGATGTTCATGAACCTGATCTGGGCATGGGGACATCCGGAGGTCTATATCCTGGTGCTGCCGGCGTTCGGCATCTTCTCCGAGGTGGTCTCGACCTTCTCCAGCAAATCGCTGTTCGGCTACCGCTCGATGGTGCTCGCCACCATGGCGATCTGCGTCATCTCCTTCATGGTCTGGCTGCATCATTTCTTCACCATGGGGGCGGGGCCCGAGGTCAACGCGATCTTCGGCATCGCCAGCATGATCATCGCGGTGCCGACCGGCGTGAAGATCTATAACTGGCTGTTCACGATGTATGGCGGCAAGGTCCGCTTCACGACGCCTATGCTCTGGGCGATCGGTTTCATGGTGACCTTCATGCTCGGCGGGCTGACCGGCGTCCTGCTCGCGGTGCCGCCGGCCGACTTCGTGCTGCACAACAGCCTGTTCCTGGTCGCGCATTTTCATAACGTGATCATCGGCGGTGTGCTGTTCGGCGCCTTCGCCGGCTATACCTACTGGTTTCCGAAGGCGTTCGGCTTCCGCCTTCACGAAGGGCTTGGCAAGGCTGCATTCTGGTTCACCCTGGTCGGCTTCTACGTCACTTTCGTGCCGCTCTACGCGGCGGGATTGCTGGGCATGACGCGCCGCATGCAGCATTACGACGTTGCTGCGTGGCGGCCGTGGATGATCGTCGCCGGAATCGGCACCATTCTGCTCACCGTTGCTATCGTGTTTCAGGTCCTGCAGCTTGCCGTCAGCATTCGCCACCGCGCACAGTTGCGCGATACGACCGGCGATCCCTGGGACGGCCGGTCGCTGGAATGGGCGACGTCGTCGCCGCCGCCGGCTTTCAATTTCGCCATCTCGCCCGACGTGCGGGGCGAAGATGCCTATTGGGACATGAAGGGCCACGCCAAGCAGCGACTGCTCGAGCCGAAGGAGCCGGAATATCGCGACATCGAAATGCCCCGGAATTCGCCGACCGGCTTCGTGTGCGCGTTCTTTGCCGCCG